From Neisseria cinerea:
TCGCCAAGGCTTCGCCTTCTACGTCTTCAGCGATAATCAAGAGCGGACGGCTAGCTTTGGCCACTTGTTCCAAAACAGGCAACAAGTCGCGGATGTTGCTGATTTTTTTGTCAAACAGCAATACAAACGGATTGTCCAAAGCAGCAATTTGTTTTTCAGCGTCGTTGATGAAGTAAGGAGACAGGTAGCCACGGTCGAACTGCATACCTTCAACCACGTCCAGCTCGTTTTCCAAAGATTTGCCGTCTTCAACGGTAATCACGCCTTCTTTGCCGACTTTTTCCATCGCTTCGGCGATAATCGCGCCGACTTGTTCGTCAGAGTTGGCGGAAATAGATCCGACTTGCGCGATTTCTTTAGAAGTGTCGCAAGGTTTGGCGATGTTTTTCAGCTCGTCAACCAAAGCGGCAACAGCTTTGTCGATACCACGTTTCAGGTCGGTCGGGTTCATACCGGCGGTCACGTATTTCATGCCTTCGGCAACGATGGATTGTGCCAATACGGTTGCAGTAGTGGTACCGTCACCTGCTACGTCGTTGGTTTTAGACGCAACTTCTTTCACCATTTGCGCGCCCATGTTTTCGAATTTGTCTTTCAATTCGATTTCTTTTGCAACAGACACACCGTCTTTAGTGATGTGCGGACCGCCAAAAGCGCGGTCGAGTACCACGTTGCGGCCTTTAGGGCCCAAAGTTACGCGTACGGCGTTTGCCAATACATTGACGCCGTTTACCATTTTTTGGCGAACTTCATTGCCGAATTGTACGTCTTTTGCTGCCATTTAAATTCTCCAAATCAATATTAAAAATCTGTTCGATGCCGTCTGAAAACTTCATGTTTGATTCAGACGGCCTTCGGTTCTGAAACCTAATTCAACAATTATTCAACGATACCAAAGATGTCTTCTTCACGCATTACCAACAGCTCTTCGCCGTCGGCTTTTACGGTTTGGCCGCTGTATTTGCCGAAAATGATTTTGTCGCCGACTTTGACATCCAGCGGACGGCGCGCGCCGTCTTTACCGATTTTGCCCGCACCCACGGCGATTACTTCGCCCATGTCGGGTTTTTCAGCGGCTGCGCCCGGCAAGACGATGCCCGATGCGGTTTTCTCTTCAGCTTCCAAGCGTTTGACGACGACGCGGTCGTGTAAAGGGCGGATGGTCATGTTTATACTCCGATAAAATTATTTAAAAACAATTTCCTGCCTAAAAAACTCAGACAGATTAAGGATGAAAACCGGACAGCCGTCAGGCGGCTGCCTGTATAAGTCGGTAAAATTAGGGTTTGTTCGAACAAATTCAAGTGATGCGGTACAAAATTATTCCTGCCGTTTTTCATGTCGTCGAACAAACCTGTCAACAAAAAACAACACTTTCCAAATAAAAACAATACGCAACTTTACAGAATAACTACATCTCGATAATATTAATGAGAATAATTATTGACTGTCTAAAATCTAAACCATTTCTTAGCAGTTTTGTTTTTATTTTTCTATCTCAACAAGGAAGATTGAATGAATACCCCGTTGTTCCGCCTCAGCCTGCTCTCACTTACCCTGGCGGCAGGTTTTGCCCATGCGGCAGAAAATAATGCCAAGGCCGTACTGGATACCGTTACCGTAAAAGGCGACCGCCAAGGCAGCAAAATCCGTACCAACATCGTTACGCTTCAACAAAAAGACGAAAGCACCGCAACCGATATGCGCGAACTCTTAAAAGAAGAGCCGTCCATCGATTTCGGCGGCGGTAACGGCACGTCCCAACACCTGACCTTGCGCGGCATGGGTCATAATTCTGTCGACGTCAAGGTGGACAACGCCTATTCCGACAGCCAAATCCTTTACCACCAAGGCAGATTTATTGTCGATCCCGCTTTGGTTAAAGTCGTTTCCGTACAAAAAGGCGCGGGTTCCGCCTCTGCCGGTATCGGCGCAACCAACGGCGCGATTATCGCCAAAACCGTCGATGCCCAAGACCTGCTCAAAGGCTTGGATAAAAACTGGGGCGTGCGCCTCAGCAGCGGCTATGCCTCTAATGACGGCGTAAACTACGGCGCAAGCGTATTCGGAAAAGAGGGCAACTTCGACGGTTTGTTCTCTTACAACCGCAACGATGAAAAAGATTACGAAGCAGGTAAAGGCTACAAAAGTCCCAACGGCGGCAAAACCGTAC
This genomic window contains:
- a CDS encoding co-chaperone GroES, with product MTIRPLHDRVVVKRLEAEEKTASGIVLPGAAAEKPDMGEVIAVGAGKIGKDGARRPLDVKVGDKIIFGKYSGQTVKADGEELLVMREEDIFGIVE